The genomic window GGACGTAAGTTCTTCGAAGGTAATCCTCAAGACAATTACCCGGACGCGTTGGATAAGTACCGCAAGTTGATGAACGAGAAACAATGGGAAGTTGGCGAGGACGAGGAAGAACTCTTCGAATACGCCATGCACCCCGCTCAATACGAGGCATATCGCTCTGGAAAGGCCAAGGTCGAGTTTAAGGCAGACGTGGCAAAACGTAAGGCAGAGAAAGCGAACGCCGGTAAACCGACGGTACCCGCCACTCCTGCCGCACCGGCTCCGGCACCTGCCGCTGCATTAACGATGCCGACGACTCCGCAAGTCATGACCGTAGATGTAAACGGACAGGCTTACCATGTGACCGTCGCTTTTGGTGATACCAACAGCTCAACTCCGGAAGTTAAACCGACAGTGGCTCCCGCCCCGACAGCCCCAGAGGTAACAAACGTTCCCGCAGGCGCTGGGAAAGAGGTGCTTTCTCCGCTGGAAGGTAAATTCTTCCTAGTAAAGAACGCTTCCGATACCCCGGTGAAGGTGGGCGACGTAGTGAAAGAAGGGGATGTCCTTTGCTACGTGGAAGCCATGAAAACATACAATGCCGTACGTGCCGAGTTCGGGGGAACGATCACGGCGATCTGCCTGTCTTCCGGTGATGCCGTATCTGAGGATGATGTATTAATGACGATTCAATAATGAACGAGATATTTCAAAACTTATATGAGATGACTGCGTTCAGCAATATCATTGCTGAACCGCAGTTCTTGATCATGTATGCCATAGCGTTCGTATTGCTCTACCTCGGTATCAAGAAACAATACGAGCCGCTATTGCTCGTGCCTATCGCGTTCGGCGTATTGCTCGCCAATTTCCCCGGAGGCGATATGGGAGTGATTCAAGCGGATGAGAATGGGTTGGTTAATGTACACGGCGTGATGAGAAACATCTGGGAAATGCCGCTGCATGATATCGCACACGAACTTGGCTTGATGAACTTCATCTATTATATGTTGATCAAGACGGGCTTCTTGCCGCCGATTATCTTCATGGGTGTCGGTGCGTTGACCGACTTCGGACCGATGCTCCGTAACCTTCGCCTATCCATTTTCGGCGCCGCGGCTCAATTGGGAATCTTCACGGTGCTTTTGGTAGCGATCTTGATGGGATTCACACCAAAAGAGGCAGCGTCTTTAGGTATTATCGGTGGCGCCGATGGCCCGACGGCTATCTTCACGACCATTAAATTGGCTCCGCATTTGCTAGGCCCGATCGCTATCGCCGCTTATTCTTACATGGCTTTGGTACCGGTTATCATCCCGTTGGTCGTTAAGCTACTGTGTTCTAAGAAAGAATTACAGATCAACATGAAGGAACAAGAGAAGAAATACCCTTCTAACATGGAGATCAAGAATTTGCGTGTATTGAAGATTATCTTCCCGATCGTGGTAACTACCGTAGTCGCCCTGTTTGTTCCCAGCTCCGTTCCTTTGATCGGTATGTTGATGTTCGGTAATCTTGTAAAAGAGATCGGAACCAATACGTTCCGTCTGTTCGATGCCGCTTCCAACAGTATCATGAACGCAGCCACGATCTTCCTCGGATTATCCGTCGGGGCAACCATGACCACGGAAGCGTTCTTGAACCTAACAACAATCGGTATCGTAATCGGCGGTTTCTTGGCATTCGCCTTGTCTATCGCCGGAGGTATCTTCTTCGTTAAGATTTTCAATTTGTTCACTAAGAAGAAAATCAATCCGCTTATCGGAGCCACGGGTTTAAGCGCCGTGCCAATGGCCTCTCGTGTGGCGAATGAGATCGCGTTGCAATATGATCCGAAGAACCATGTCTTGCAATATTGCATGGCTAGTAATATCTCGGGAGTGATCGGCTCGGCGGTAGCTGCCGGCGTATTGATTTCCTTCTTGGGATAAATAAGATTAAATAGTATAAGTAGACGGTGGGAGACGGGGCATGCCCCGTCTCTACAACCGGAATCAAGAGAAATAGGCCAACCTTAACATCTATTAGTATCCAAAATGACTTTTTAGATAAATAATTTCCCCGAAATGCTGTAATCCAAAAATATTTAGTTTAATTTGTGACTTGATATAGGAATGTATTTATCCTTTTCTTAAAAGCGATTGTATATGAAGGACACTCTTGAGACTAATTTGCCGGAAGAAGCCGGGAAATTGGAAGAAACTAAAAAACCGGTTGAGACGCCGGAAATCGATGCTACCGCAGACGTTGAAGCCAACGATACAGCGGAGGCGGACGCTGCTATTGCCGCAGGTA from Parabacteroides distasonis ATCC 8503 includes these protein-coding regions:
- a CDS encoding sodium ion-translocating decarboxylase subunit beta, with translation MNEIFQNLYEMTAFSNIIAEPQFLIMYAIAFVLLYLGIKKQYEPLLLVPIAFGVLLANFPGGDMGVIQADENGLVNVHGVMRNIWEMPLHDIAHELGLMNFIYYMLIKTGFLPPIIFMGVGALTDFGPMLRNLRLSIFGAAAQLGIFTVLLVAILMGFTPKEAASLGIIGGADGPTAIFTTIKLAPHLLGPIAIAAYSYMALVPVIIPLVVKLLCSKKELQINMKEQEKKYPSNMEIKNLRVLKIIFPIVVTTVVALFVPSSVPLIGMLMFGNLVKEIGTNTFRLFDAASNSIMNAATIFLGLSVGATMTTEAFLNLTTIGIVIGGFLAFALSIAGGIFFVKIFNLFTKKKINPLIGATGLSAVPMASRVANEIALQYDPKNHVLQYCMASNISGVIGSAVAAGVLISFLG